The sequence GGGCGTAAAATGTGCCGATTTAGTGAGTCCGTCGATAATCACCCGAGATGGAATCCCGTTGTTTGCTTTGTTCTTCGGTAACctgtcacaaaatccatagcaatatcttcccatttccactcggGAATATCAAGAGATTGCAACAGCCCCTGCAGTCTCGGTGTTCGGCCTTAACTTGCTGGCAGGTAAGACATTTTGCTACAAATTCTGCTATATCATTTTTCATTCCCGCCACCAATACCTACCCTTCAGATCATTGTACATTTTGGTTGATCCTGGGTGTAAAGAATAGGGTGTAGTGTGCGCCTCTTGTAAGATTTTTGATTGCAACTCCGCTTCCTTAGGTACACACACCCTTGTCTTGTATAGTAGAATACCCTCTTCATTAACTGAGAAGTCCCCGGCTTTCCCATTTTGTAGTTCGACCCGCTTCTTGATTAAAAACTCATCTTGGGCTTGTTCTTCTTTGATATTCTCTAATAAATTTGATTCAATTGTGAGGTTAGCTAGCTTTCCCGTTACTAACTCTATTCCGGATCTCTCGATTTCTGTTGTAACTAAGCACTTTTAATGCCCTTAACATTGATAAGCTTGCAAAGTTGCGTACGCTAAGTGCATCCGCCACTACATTAGCCTTTCCAGTATGGTACagtatctcacaatcgtaatcttttacCAGTTCCAACCACCGCCTGCGTCTCATGTTGAGCTCTTCgcgtaaagaagtattttaggcttttgtgatccgtgtatatttcacacttctctccatagagGTAGTGCCTCCAGATTTTCAATGCAAAGACCACCGCCGCCAACTCtaagtcatgagttgggtacctTGTCTCATACTCCTTTAGTGCCTAGAGGCATAGGCTACCACCTTCTCATTCCGCATCAACACACACCGAGCCCTTGCTTtgatgcgtcgcaatatactacaAATTTGTCTTTGTTAGTTGGAACACACGGGACGAGTCTTGTTATGAGTTTATCTTTCAATGTCTGAAAGCTTTCCTCACATTTATCCGTCCATGCAAATTTTTGTTGCTTTCGAGTCAAATTCGTCAATGGTGTGGCTATTTTTGAGAACCCTTCAACGAATCTCCTATAATATCCAGCTAGTCCGAGAAAACTCCGAACCTCACTTGCGGTTTTTGGTTTTGGCCAGCTCTTCACTTTGCTTCAATTTTCGCAGGGTCCACCTCTACCCCATCTTTGGACACTATATGGCCTAGAAACGCCACTTTctccaaccagaactcacactttttgaatttggcGTACAATTGGTGCTCTTTGAGTCTACTTAGAGTTAGCCTTAAGTGCTCCTCATGCTCTTCCATTGTCCTTGAATAAATGAGTATGTCATCAATGAATACCACCACAAACTTGTCAAGAtattccttgaatactctattcattaaaTCCATGAAGATTTCTTTGGGGCATTGGTTAACCCAAATGACatcactagaaattcataatgcccaTACCGTGTTCGAAATGCCGTCTTTGCTATATCTTCCTCTCGGACTTTCAATTGGTGGTACCATCTCAAGTCGATCTTTGAAAAGACGATCGCCCCTTGTAATcgatcaaacaaatcatcgatgCGAGGCAAGGGATACTTGTTCTTTATAGTCACTTTGTTCAGCTCTCGATAGTCTATACACATCCGCATACTaccgtccttcttcttgacgaacaacactggcgcaccccaaggtgagtaacttGGTCTAATGAATCCCTTGTCTAAAAGATCTTGTAGTTGagccttcaattccttcaattcaTTGGGAGCCATGCGGTATGGAGCCCTCGAGATTGGTGCCGTGCTCGGCGCTAACTCAATCACAAATTCTATCTCTCTATCTCGGGGGTAGCCCTGGTAGGTCTTAGGAAAAACTTCTTGGAATTCACATACTATGTGGACATTCTCTGGCTTGAGGGTGGTTTCTCTGGACTTGTCTACTATGCTGGCCAAGTATGCTTGACATCCCGCACGTATCATCTTTTGTGCCTTTAGGGCTGTAACTAGCGGTAAGCTTGACTTGACTTTGATTCCTTCAAATATGAATGCCTCTCCAGATTCAGGGGTGAAAGTCACTGTCCTCTTTCGGCGATCTATTGTTGCTCCATGTCGTGATAGCCAATCCATACCCAAGATAAGATCGTTAACCCTCATCTCCAGCTCTATCAGATCTCCACTAAGTTCCTTGTCTGCAATCCTTATTGGCGCATCCCGCACTCCTCTAGATGATATCATAACCTCGCCCGAGGGCAACTCCGTCATGAACTTATAACTAAAGTTTACATACGGTAGTTCTAACTTATCTATCATCTTTAAAGCAATAAATGAGTGCGTAGCTCCAGAATCAAATAAAAACAGTACATAGTTTTTCAGAGATAGAAATCGACTCCGCAACCACAGTGTTACTAGTCTCAGCCTCCCCTCTGGTTAGTGCAAATACTCGAGCTGGGACAAGTTTGTCATCCTTGAGTTGATCACCTTTTTGTGGACAGTCCTTCTTATAGTGGCCTGGTTGCCCACACTTGTAACAAGTCTTGCCTTTCAGTCGACATTCTCCCGGATGCTTACGACCACATGTTGGGCATAGCGGGTACTCCACATATGGCTTCTTCCCTTTGTAGTTATTGGACCCTATCTTGTTTCTCTTGTCGGCTTCGTTGTGTTGGTTAGTTGGCAGTTTTCTTTTGTTATCACCACCTCCATTACTGGCCTTTCTGGCCTCCCACCTTCCGTATTGTCTTTCTGTATACGACTTTCACACAACTCAGCTTCTAGGGCTTTTTCTAGTACCTCAGCATACGTGGTTGCCCTTACTCCTGACATCGCTATGTCCCGACTTATTCGGGAGTCGAGCCCTTCAGTAAAACGATGAATCCTCAGAAACTCAGTAGGAACCAGATCTGtggcaaactttgctaatctgTCAAATTGGCGAGCATACTCTGTAACTGTAGACTTACCCTGCCTCAAGTTTGTGAACTCATTAACTCTAGCTGAGCGTATTGCTTCACTGtagtattttttgttaaaaacttgtACAAAGTCAGCCCAGGTCATTGCGGCCACATCCCGTGTTTGTTTAATAACATCCCACCAGATGCGGGCATCCTTTTTCAATAAACTAGCAGCACAAGCTACACTATCTCCGTTACCGAGCCGCATGTACTCAACAATACCTTCCACTGTTCTTAACCATTCCTCAGCTTCCATTGGATCTGAGCCCCCTTCAAAATTTGGTGGGTgttgcttgcggaacctttcatatat is a genomic window of Cannabis sativa cultivar Pink pepper isolate KNU-18-1 chromosome 9, ASM2916894v1, whole genome shotgun sequence containing:
- the LOC133031521 gene encoding uncharacterized protein LOC133031521; its protein translation is MENGEPRRSTRLNERAAVRDRARGRGRGCARGRGRGNQHVPAEAVIQENQNAPVNGQQPGQGGGNHEVPAGVVGQEHQNAPVVVPPQQEDLAQEVARLKEEIRKRDEEALNRQEQPNQGQHQFLPVQYMPVPEGRWEPIYERFRKQHPPNFEGGSDPMEAEEWLRTVEGIVEYMRLGNGDSVACAASLLKKDARIWWDVIKQTRDVAAMTWADFVQVFNKKYYSEAIRSARVNEFTNLRQGKSTVTEYARQFDRLAKFATDLVPTEFLRIHRFTEGLDSRISRDIAMSGVRATTYAEVLEKALEAELCESRIQKDNTEGKKPYVEYPLCPTCGRKHPGECRLKGKTCYKCGQPGHYKKDCPQKGDQLKDDKLVPARVFALTRGEAETSNTVVAESISISEKLCTVFI